Proteins co-encoded in one Strix uralensis isolate ZFMK-TIS-50842 chromosome 2, bStrUra1, whole genome shotgun sequence genomic window:
- the THAP12 gene encoding 52 kDa repressor of the inhibitor of the protein kinase isoform X4, producing the protein MCHDSNKLPEETSFSWTFSYFLSEDEIRTLKQQKIEEAFEREQATQELNESNERNTVSEEGGEEQEEEAVPLTLEERENKDYLKSLFEILILMGKQNIPLDGHNVVELPEGIFTSDNFQALLEYRINAGDEVLRKRFEMTAVNLEYCSKTQQKQMLEICESCVREETLREVRDSHFFSIVTDEVVDIAGEEHLPVLVRFVDDSHNLREEFIGFLPYEADPEILAVKFHTTITEKWGLNMEYCRGQAYIVSSGFASKMKVVATRVLEKYPQAVYTLCSSCALNVWLAKSVPVVGVSIALGTIEEVCCLFNQSPQLLVELDNMISVLFQNNKEKGNELKEICRSQWTGRHDTFEVLVDLMQALVLCLDAVSSDSSVRWNNFIVGRAFVLSSALTDFDFIVTVVILKNVLSFTRAFGKNLQGQTSDVFFAAGSLTAVLHSLNEVMENIEVYHEFWFEEATNLATKLDVQIKLPGKFRRAHQGNLDSEVTSENYYKEILSVPTVEHIIQELKDIFSEQHLKALKCLSLVPSVMGQLKFNTSEEHHADMYKNDLPNPDTLSAELHCWRIKWKHRGKDIELPATIYEALHLPDIKFFPNVYALLKVLSILPVMKVENEKYEIGRKRLKAYLKNTLTEQRSSNLALLNINFDIKHDLDLMVDTYIKLYPGKVEFQEDFIPSNNSEVTEDA; encoded by the exons ATGTGTCATGACAGCAATAAACTACCTGAAGAAACCTCCTTCTCTTGGACCTTCTCCTACTTTTTG agtgaaGATGAAATAAGAACACTGAAGCAACAAAAGA TTGAGGAAGCTTTTGAACGGGAACAGGCAACTCAAGAACTGAATGAAAGCAATGAACGAAATACTGTCtcagaggaaggaggggaagaacaAGAGGAAGAAGCAGTCCCCTTAACactggaggaaagagaaaacaaagattacCTTAAATCTCTGTTTGAAATTTTGATCCTGATGGGTAAACAAAATATTCCTTTGGATGGCCATAATGTTGTTGAGCTTCCAGAAGGTATTTTTACTTCAGACAACTTTCAGGCTCTACTGGAATATAGAATAAATGCTGGAGATGAAGTTCTGAGGAAACGATTTGAGATGACTGCAGTCAATCTTGAGTACTGTTCAAAAACTCAGCAGAAACAAATGCTTGAGATCTGTGAAAGCTGTGTTAGAGAGGAGACACTGAGGGAAGTAAGAGACTCGCACTTCTTTTCTATTGTCACTGATGAAGTAGTAGACATAGCAGGAGAGGAACATTTGCCGGTGCTGGTGAGATTTGTTGATGATTCTCATAATCTGAGAGAAGAATTCATAGGGTTTTTACCGTATGAGGCTGATCCTGAAATTCTAGCTGTTAAATTCCACACAACTATTACTGAAAAGTGGGGTCTAAACATGGAGTACTGTCGAGGTCAAGCCTACATTGTCTCCAGTGGGTTTGCTTCTAAAATGAAAGTTGTGGCTACAAGAGTCTTGGAAAAGTATCCCCAAGCTGTGTATACGCTGTGTTCCTCTTGTGCCTTAAACGTTTGGCTGGCAAAATCTGTCCCTGTTGTTGGTGTTTCTATTGCATTAGGAACAATCGAAGAAGTTTGCTGTCTTTTTAATCAGTCTCCGCAATTACTAGTAGAACTGGACAACatgatttctgttctttttcagaaCAATAAGGAGAAGGGTAATGAGCTGAAGGAGATCTGCCGTTCTCAGTGGACAGGCAGGCATGATACTTTCGAGGTTTTAGTGGACCTCATGCAAGCATTGGTCCTGTGCTTGGATGCGGTAAGCAGCGACTCATCCGTCAGGTGGAACAACTTTATTGTCGGTCGAGCATTTGTTCTTTCAAGTGCATTAACAGATTTCGACTTCATTGTCACCGTTGTAATTCTGAAAAACGTGCTGTCTTTTACAAGagcatttggaaaaaatctccaaggACAAACATCAGATGTGTTCTTTGCAGCTGGCAGCTTAACAGCGGTGTTGCATTCTCTGAATGAAGTGATGGAGAATATTGAAGTTTACCATGAATTTTGGTTTGAGGAAGCAACAAATTTGGCTACAAAACTGGATGTACAAATTAAACTCCCAGGAAAATTTCGCAGGGCGCATCAGGGGAACTTGGATTCTGAGGTAACGTCAGAAAATTACTACAAAGAAATCCTTAGTGTCCCCACAGTGGAGCATATTATTCAAGAATTAAAAGATATATTCTCAGAACAACATTTAAAAGCTCTTAAGTGTTTATCATTGGTGCCCTCAGTCATGGGGCAGCTCAAATTCAATACGTCTGAGGAGCATCACGCTGACATGTATAAAAATGACTTGCCTAATCCAGACACGCTTTCTGCTGAGCTTCATTGTTGGAGAATAAAGtggaagcacagaggaaaagatATTGAACTTCCAGCTACTATTTATGAAGCGCTTCACTTGCCCGACATAAAGTTTTTCCCTAATGTTTATGCATTGCTTAAAGTCTTGAGCATACTTCCAGTGATGAAGGTGgagaatgaaaaatatgaaattggACGAAAGCGCTTAAAAGCGTACCTGAAAAACACCTTGACAGAGCAAAGGTCAAGCAACCTAGCTCTGCTGAACATAAACTTTGATATAAAACATGACCTAGATTTAATGGTGGACACCTACATTAAACTCTATCCAGGTAAAGTGGAATTTCAAGAGGACTTTATTCCCTCAAACAACTCTGAAGTAACAGaagatgcttaa